From Phragmites australis chromosome 5, lpPhrAust1.1, whole genome shotgun sequence, a single genomic window includes:
- the LOC133918747 gene encoding uncharacterized protein LOC133918747 — translation MEGEGSAAPAPAQRAPQIRVVRCPKCDKLLPELPNYSVYVCGGCGATLQARKNSASDTNSEKSDGEHVKYLEVLESLPDKKGVASEASCAVREAEAKKAEARPEERFVPNRMAAAHSQSGFSFDDNQTTTTPSAVKIEPALRDDSREVREAKYRRIRHEEKGAAKQPMRVRDRSPRSVVNSIPPNAYPGEGPSEYHMKPVFRHANGEHADRRNSDGPNRVSGLEKDRSELLWMLDKLRDQVQRSCKIADKPNGSTSTNNLHNPHERLSRLRYGSPQLQRNGSQRSPSLNGQTPVLPHAYPSVPAQQDLHGYGEPVAHIGAPSYPDGPCPWRNFDNYFQGQYDPDPLISYHHEGFYHQPACSCLHCYHREFLPVHGAPLGLNHRRAPYLMNNPSLYPVEVPVMFGAQNYNSRGINALMRRNHMRATLSKKPAQTCESIANGAPFTICYNCYEVLQLPKKSLLLGKDEYKLRCGSCSHAIVVRLDGSRLDVSAPTPVSHLSPGSKNCSNNGHGSNGHTADERLLPSYSFSVGSHCSQEKDLPSNSSEADKMQSVSSSSSISEDDNSPARSNSQKHSSGSRDLPPDAEVVTRVPSLPLRDHFGYSPSERVVDGSGKGGRSIRSEHEKGVLTESFKPNTVKDVPVASVLDLSDDEYDDPDYSQDPGDAAQHIDHLRATKSGDTFFSNLIKKSFKINSGMGNGRAKVFINGYPISDRAVRKAEKIAGPIYPGKYWYDYRAGFWGLMGQSCLGMIPPYIPEFNYPMPKNCGGGNTGVFINGRELHQKDLDLLVGRGLPDSPGRSYRVEISGKVSDEVSGEELYCLGKLAPTVEKMKRGFGMRVPRIIQ, via the exons ATGGAGGGGGAGGGCTCGGCGGCCCCGGCTCCGGCGCAGCGGGCGCCGCAGATACGGGTGGTGCGGTGCCCCAAGTGTGACAAGCTCCTGCCGGAGCTGCCCAATTACTCCGTTTACGTCTGCGGCGGGTGCGGTGCCACCCTCCAAG CAAGGAAGAACTCAGCATCTGATACTAATTCAGAGAAGTCTGACGGTGAACATGTAAAGTACCTTGAAGTGCTGGAGAGTTTGCCAGATAAGAAAGGAGTAGCATCTGAAGCTAGTTGTGCTGTCCGAGAAGCAGAAGCCAAAAAAGCAGAAGCTAGGCCAGAGGAGAGATTTGTACCCAACAGAATGGCAGCTGCACACAGCCAATCTGGATTCAGTTTTGATGATAACCAAACTACAACCACACCAAGTGCAGTGAAGATTGAACCTGCACTTAGAGATGACAGTAGGGAAGTCCGGGAGGCAAAATACCGGCGCATTCGTCATGAAGAGAAAGGAGCAGCAAAGCAGCCAATGAGGGTAAGAGACAGATCTCCGAGGTCTGTGGTTAACAGCATTCCCCCTAATGCTTACCCTGGAGAAGGCCCATCTGAGTATCATATGAAGCCGGTATTCAGACATGCCAACGGTGAGCATGCTGACAGGAGGAATTCTGACGGTCCTAACAGAGTCAGTGGCCTTGAGAAAGACCGTTCTGAGCTTTTGTGGATGCTTGATAAGTTGAGGGACCAGGTGCAGAGATCCTGCAAGATCGCTGACAAGCCAAATGGAAGTACTTCCACAAATAATTTGCATAATCCTCATGAGCGTCTGAGTCGACTGCGGTATGGTTCACCTCAGTTGCAACGGAATGGTTCTCAGCGCTCACCATCCTTGAATGGGCAGACACCTGTTCTTCCTCATGCTTATCCTTCAGTGCCTGCACAGCAAGATCTTCATGGATATGGTGAACCTGTCGCACACATTGGGGCTCCTAGCTATCCTGATGGTCCATGTCCATGGCGAAACTTTGATAATTATTTCCAAGGACAGTATGATCCTGATCCTCTTATCTCTTATCACCATGAAGGCTTCTACCATCAGCCTGCTTGCTCTTGCCTACATTGTTACCACCGTGAGTTCTTACCTGTTCATGGGGCTCCACTGGGTTTAAACCATCGGAGGGCACCATATCTTATGAACAATCCTAGCTTGTACCCTGTAGAAGTTCCAGTGATGTTTGGTGCACAGAATTATAATTCCAGAGGTATAAATGCTTTGATGCGACGCAATCACATGAGAGCCACCCTGAGTAAAAAACCTGCACAAACTTGTGAATCAAttgcaaatggtgccccatttACCATATGCTACAACTGCTATGAAGTGCTGCAGCTTCCCAAGAAGTCTCTCTTGCTGGGGAAAGACGAGTACAAGTTACGTTGTGGGTCATGCTCACATGCAATTGTGGTCAGACTTGATGGAAGCAGGCTTGATGTTTCAGCACCTACACCAGTTTCACACTTATCACCTGGAAGTAAAAATTGCTCCAATAATGGCCATGGAAGCAATGGTCACACTGCTGATGAGAGACTTCTTCCATCTTATAGTTTTTCTGTAGGCAGTCATTGCTCTCAAGAAAAAGATCTACCCTCAAATTCAAGTGAAGCAGACAAAATGCAAAGCGTATCATCATCTTCCAGCATTTCTGAGGATGATAATAGCCCAGCAAGATCTAATTCACAGAAGCACTCCTCTGGGTCTAGGGACCTTCCTCCTGATGCTGAAGTGGTTACCCGTGTTCCAAGTTTACCTCTTCGCGATCATTTTGGATATTCTCCATCAGAGAGGGTGGTTGATGGGTCAGGCAAAGGGGGCAGAAGTATCCGGTCTGAACACGAAAAGGGTGTGTTAACTGAAAGTTTCAAGCCAAACACGGTGAAAGACGTACCTGTAGCGAGCGTGTTAGACTTGTCAGATGATGAGTATGATGATCCTGACTACAGTCAAGATCCAGGTGATGCGGCACAACATATTGACCACTTGAGGGCCACAAAATCGGGTGATACTTTTTTCTCCAACCTGATAAAGAAGAGCTTTAAAATTAACAGTGGAATGGGCAATGGCAGAGCTAAGGTTTTCATCAATGGCTATCCCATCTCGGATCGTGCCGTCAGGAAGGCTGAGAAGATAGCTGGGCCAATCTATCCAGGCAAATACTG GTATGACTACCGTGCCGGATTCTGGGGTCTTATGGGACAGTCCTGCCTCGGCATGATACCC CCATATATTCCGGAATTTAATTATCCTATGCCCAAGAACTGTGGTGGTGGAAATACTGGTGTATTCATCAACGGGAGAGAACTTCACCAGAAGGACTTGGATTTACTTGTGGGTCGAGGACTGCCAGATTCTCCTGGTAGATCATACAGAGTTGAGATTTCTGGTAAAGTATCCGACGAAGTATCTGGCGAAGAGCTGTATTGCCTCGGCAAACTTGCACCAAC GGTGGAGAAGATGAAACGCGGGTTCGGCATGCGAGTCCCAAGAATCATCCAGTGA
- the LOC133918746 gene encoding large ribosomal subunit protein eL43z isoform X1, which yields MPMQTKRTKKAGIVGKYGTRYGASLRKQIKKMEVSQHSKYFCEFCGKFAVKRKAVGIWGCKDCGKVKAGGAYTMNTASAVTVRSTIRRLREQTEA from the exons ATGCCTATGCAGACGAAGCGCACCAAGAAGGCCGGAATCGTTGGCAAATATG GAACTAGGTATGGTGCTAGCTTGCGTAAGCAAATCAAGAAGATGGAGGTGTCTCAGCACTCCAAgtacttctgcgagttctgtggGAAG TTTGCTGTGAAGAGGAAAGCAGTTGGAATTTGGGGATGCAAGGACTGTGGGAAGGTCAAGGCTGGTGGTGCTTATACCATGAA CACTGCGAGTGCGGTCACCGTCAGGAGCACAATCCGTCGCTTGAGGGAGCAGACTGAAGCGTGA
- the LOC133918746 gene encoding large ribosomal subunit protein eL43z isoform X2, whose product MTKRTKKAGIVGKYGTRYGASLRKQIKKMEVSQHSKYFCEFCGKFAVKRKAVGIWGCKDCGKVKAGGAYTMNTASAVTVRSTIRRLREQTEA is encoded by the exons ATG ACGAAGCGCACCAAGAAGGCCGGAATCGTTGGCAAATATG GAACTAGGTATGGTGCTAGCTTGCGTAAGCAAATCAAGAAGATGGAGGTGTCTCAGCACTCCAAgtacttctgcgagttctgtggGAAG TTTGCTGTGAAGAGGAAAGCAGTTGGAATTTGGGGATGCAAGGACTGTGGGAAGGTCAAGGCTGGTGGTGCTTATACCATGAA CACTGCGAGTGCGGTCACCGTCAGGAGCACAATCCGTCGCTTGAGGGAGCAGACTGAAGCGTGA